The region cagatagatcattgtttacttcgtcatataaaacttggcttcgtttcactttgaatataagtgaagtgtcatccgcaaacaataccaccttgtgttttttttctacaaggttatgtagatcatttatataaattaggaagaggaagggtccaagaatagacccttgtggtacccccataccgagaggagtcccaggagatctcctgccattcacctcgaccctctgaatcctattatttaaatatgagatcagaagatcgagtgcagatcctcttataccatagtggcatagcttcctgaccagcgttgaatgttgaacacaatcaaaagccttagataaatcacagaaggtaccaagtgcattctgtgattcctcccaggcctcaaaaatctCACTTTGTGGTATCCGTTTTTCCGAATCGATACGACATAGGTGCCTTTTCAAGATTAGCGcgtactcccaacttaaaggctaGCAACGAGGATGCGAATGTCATTGGTCAGTTGACTCACTTGAGCCTCTTGCTCGTTCCCCCTCTTATAAATAAGCCAACACCGGCATTGTCTTCGTGGCCAGGTCACGCAATTTTATGAACGAGGTAAATCTCCTTCTTCTTGAGGAGCTATACTCTAACATTCcacatttttatacaatttgttagATAACCTACAAGATAttgtgttattaaattattggaacgaagttccttacggcaggcttggaggggataggaaTTTTgttgcgcgaccgaactgaaaaaatgtgatagtaaaaccgtaaccgtaaaaaatccgtggaaaaaagtgcgtggaaaagtgcgtggaataaaaccgttaaatgagacgtgcgcaggcgcgagtATCGCGCGAGTAGCGCATaaacaagcgagtagtgtatatattatcaatattattatattaatatatgataacgattatagcaatattagaacgattttttttgcaatttgtgtcgattctacattagcctacctggtgtcccacgacaccacatcattttttaaaacagtcgtgagacattataaactttatatttGTCTGGTCGGAGTTGGTTCAGACTattttcggaccattcggagtgCAGGAGTTTCAGTGCTTCGGTGCAATAGCAATGATGCTAGCGATGACTAATCACCGCTGGCGCAGAACGCAAATCCAGTTTGAGACGGGACACACACCCTGAAGAAGGACcaccgaatggtccgaaactagtcggtacacCTCTGACAAcccgtgagtaaagccgttttagACAAATGAAggattatgttttttttcattagCTTAATGTTCTGTGCTTAGATACCGCAGTCGCACGAAGGCCGCCACTGGTTCTCGTACGTAGACCGGACAGTCACCACCGACCTGCTTGAGAAGCTGACCGCAGAGTTCCTACACATCTTCGATAAATGTCCCTCAAGGCTGAAGAAGAAGATGATGACCATGTCCAATACCAGTGAGTTGATTGCAACTTGACTGTCTGATCTATACCACTATACTCAAGTTTGTTGGGGGATGGAGCTTCCAGCTATAGAAGCTAGAAATGCCATTTAAATAACAAGTAAATACATACGGCTCTGTATAACTATTCCAGATTTTAtaggtttttctagaatcctgagcgacactgcattgtaatggacagggcgtgtGAATTTACGCAGCAGGGAAggcagctaaacgtcctgctcgtgtcgtcccttgtAGCCATAAAAAATCTTAACATCGTTTTCACAATTACTATTTCGAATTGACCCAGGTGGCAGTTCTCCGAGCGCGCCGCATCCGTCAAACGCGGGGGCGGTCAATTCACCGTTCGACAGGAAGAAGGAGCACTCCCTGGCCAACAGCGATGAGATCGAGAAATCATTCGACAAAggtaaataacaatacaaaaaattatatctgCTCGAAGTGGAGGCAgtgattaattttgttattatattataatgtgttcTTATGAGGTCATCAAGGGTAGAAAACATCCTCCATTtacttcaatttcttatttgtAGTTATAGCCACTCAATTTCTTCCCCCAAGTTAAAGAATGAAATCTTCTCGTTCGATACGCCTCACTGTTTCTCGCCATCTCTCTCTGTTAGAGGTCATTCGAGTACACTCATGCAcgaattaaaaaattacttggtgtaatataataaatatgatgtttttaaatattaatattagtatttaatCATTGATTTCCCTCATTTTTAACACTATTAAATAGTATTAGCCGCATAATAATCGAATACTGTAACACAAGACACAGTAAAATTTTTCATTCCCTAGCAAGTTTCATTCACATTTATTAGCAAGATGTATGTCGTCGTCTaagcaatacaaataataattttagtataaataatattttttaaaaacgtcgaaaattttgtgttttttatgtaGTCGTTAATAGTAAGTATTGCTCACAGAATACGAACGGGAAAGACGCCGTCAACTACCACCAGGTGGCTATGTGCCAGCTACCACCCAGCAAGCACCACCACAGAAAATCGACTACAATCTTTACAGAGAGAAACGTGAGAGAGAAGAGAGAGAGAGGCGGCAAGCCATGCAGAGACCAAATCCCAACCCCACCACCTCCCGACCCAATCCGTCATCAACCCACAACCACCATAGACCATCGAATAGCCAGCACAAACCTCATCATAATAATTGGCCGCACAAACCACCCCATCACAAACCTGTTGACAGGCATCGAGTACCGGCACCACAAAGTGTGCCCGTCAATCCCCCAAGCCAAGCCCAACAGAACCCCCCTAATCAAATCAATCCTGCAAGTCAACCAAACCCACCCCAGGAAGTTCCCCAACGGACGAGGCCACCGTCCTTATTTTCACCAGAAAATGCAACACCGGCTGTTGCAGCGGCACAACCAAGAAGGCCACAACCGCCAAAACCAAAACCCGAAAGACCAATCCCGCCTCCCACAGAAAGGCCGCAAAGTCCCAAAAAGAGGCCCGATCCAGCTACAGCTGTCAGAGAAATGCAGCCACCTGCTATTCTCTCGCCTTTCTCATCACCAAAAGATCCCAAACCCAGACAACGGCTGCCTTCAAATTCCGAACCCGAATTAGTTCCTGTCATGAAAAAAATTGACGAAACCCCCGGTTACGAAAATGTCGTTAGAGATTCACAACGAGGTACCTCAATAAAGGCCCGACCGCCCGAACCTAAAAAACCCGTACCCGAAACTAGGCCCTTGAATGGCATAGAAACAGACCCTACCTTAGTatctaatttattaaaagaaagcCTTGCCAAGCCGGCGCCAATTACCGTAGCAACGGAAAAGAAGTCGCCAATAGAAATTAGGAAAGAACCCCAAAATGATCCGCCCCCTCTTCAACCCGAACCCCCGCCAAATCCCCCCCAAACAGAAGACCCCCATAAAcacaagaaagaaaagaagaaaaaagacAAACACAAACACAAGGACCGCGACAAATCGAAGGACGAAAAGAAGAAACATAAGAAAGATAAAGACAAGAAGAAAGATAGTCCAACCGAGACGGATGGGCTCAAGATAACTATACCCAGGGATAAGTTGTCCAGTCCAGGGTTGAAGATAAAGATACCGAAGGATAGATTGGCGGCGCCGCCCCCGCCGCCTCAGGGCTCCGGTCTCAAGATCAAGATATCAAAGGAAGTCATCGAAACGTCCCGGAAGAGGATCAACTTGGAGAACGGGCCGCCTCCGAAGGTCCAGAGGCACGAAGCACCAAAGGTAGGCAATTGGAATGTTCCACCCCCTTTTAGGCCTCCGCTGCCCTATTACATGGTACAGCCCCCACCGCCGCTGTACTACGGCATCATGGACGGATACTTCTATGGGCCCATGTATCAGCAGAGCCAGCCGCCGCTGCCGTCGATGCCCCCGCCGCAAGtcccgccgccgccgccggAGTGACACCCGACGGAGATTACACTTGGCGACATTAACAGCAACATGCGTTGATTGGGCAGTCGATAAGCCGCGTATACACCTTAATCCCATGGAATTCTATCACCATACATGGGCGCGCGAGTTATCACTTACAAATCAGATGATGTTAGACGAGTCTACTCTGTAAAAATGATTTTACTCGATAATAGTTTCCTTACATtatccaatttattttttgcgccatttttcaaatatcctatcattcaaaatatgaaaattctatTGGTTTCAATTATATTCTAtatctacaatata is a window of Leptidea sinapis chromosome 23, ilLepSina1.1, whole genome shotgun sequence DNA encoding:
- the LOC126971358 gene encoding cyclin-T-like; its protein translation is MAGAQEKWYFTKDQLQNSPSRKCGLDADKELAYRQQAANLIQDMGQRLQVSQLCINTAIVYMHRFYAFHSFTQFHRNAIAAAALFLAAKVEEQPRKLEYVIKVAHVCLHRGEGVNALTSEQYQEQAQDLVFNENVLLQTLGFDVAIDHPHTHVVRTCHLVKAPKDLAQTSYFMASNSLHLTTMCLQYRPTVVACFCIHLASKWSNWQIPQSHEGRHWFSYVDRTVTTDLLEKLTAEFLHIFDKCPSRLKKKMMTMSNTSGSSPSAPHPSNAGAVNSPFDRKKEHSLANSDEIEKSFDKEYERERRRQLPPGGYVPATTQQAPPQKIDYNLYREKREREERERRQAMQRPNPNPTTSRPNPSSTHNHHRPSNSQHKPHHNNWPHKPPHHKPVDRHRVPAPQSVPVNPPSQAQQNPPNQINPASQPNPPQEVPQRTRPPSLFSPENATPAVAAAQPRRPQPPKPKPERPIPPPTERPQSPKKRPDPATAVREMQPPAILSPFSSPKDPKPRQRLPSNSEPELVPVMKKIDETPGYENVVRDSQRGTSIKARPPEPKKPVPETRPLNGIETDPTLVSNLLKESLAKPAPITVATEKKSPIEIRKEPQNDPPPLQPEPPPNPPQTEDPHKHKKEKKKKDKHKHKDRDKSKDEKKKHKKDKDKKKDSPTETDGLKITIPRDKLSSPGLKIKIPKDRLAAPPPPPQGSGLKIKISKEVIETSRKRINLENGPPPKVQRHEAPKVADTLGNGHLGK